DNA from Numida meleagris isolate 19003 breed g44 Domestic line chromosome 9, NumMel1.0, whole genome shotgun sequence:
AATGAGTGCTTTGTAACCTCGCTAGGCCCTCAGCAGCCGGAGCAGCTCCTGTGTGAGCTCAGCAGCTGTAAATCAGCGCGGCGCTATCGCTGGGGCAAGTTCGGTGCTGACTGCTTTGATCTGCGGTGCTTTTATTTGTCACCTCTGTGGAGATACACTCAAGGGCAGACGGATGGCTGATGGCTGAAGGCACTCGTTGCCGTGGCCTGAGGAGGCCGGTGGTTTGTCGCGCTGGTGCCCAGGCTGCCAGCTGTGGGCCTGGGCATCGGGGCTGTGTCCTACAGCCCAGGGGTTATGTGCTGCGGCACAGGGCCTGCAGCCGCGGTTCTCACGGATGTCCTGGCACTGCGCAAATAGAAACGCGTGTGCAGTGCACTCGTGTTCTGGCATCTGATTTCTGTTTGCCATTTACTTTGTCCATTTTGGAAATGGATCAAAACCAAGCCAACCCGAAAGTTACTGTACAAATCCTCTTGAACCTCTCCTGATGTTGCCTCAGGTGATGCCGAAGGAATAATAGCCATTGGGACCACAGTCTGGAGcctcccagcctgctgctggcgACTGGGGCAGAAGGAACTTCCGTTGCCACAGGGCCCTGCCCTCCCTTTGGGCACCAGCCCGTGATCTCTCAATAGACAGCTTCAAAGCTGCCTGCTGACTGCCCTTGCAGGCTGTGGTTTCTGGAAAGCGCTCCCACCCCACTGAGCATCTGGACCTGGCTGGTGGCAGGCACTGGGGCTGACACTGCTGCAGCCCACCCAGCAGTGGGGAGCCAGCGCTGTGTGCTGATGGCCCTCAGCCCACACACGTGTGCCCTGCCCCTCACTAtggctctgctggccacccGCTCGCTTGTTTTTGGTGTTCTCTCCTGCAGGTGCTGTGGAGCTGTCCTGGTGCCCAGGAAGCGGCACCCAAGGGTCAGGACACAGGTGGGCTCAGCAAGGCCCGGTGTGAACATCCCACGCAGGTGTCCACGCCACGCTCCTGAATGAGCCGCTCGGCCAGGTCAGCCTGGTTTTCCTGTTTACTGTCTGCATGGAAAATAGGAGCAGAGTACAAAACCTCATCGCTGGGCTATAAAAAGACACTGCTGTGTGGGCACAGGAATTTTAccttcccctccttttcttGCAGCCGGGCAGCGCCGTGGCGGCGCCAGGTGCATGGCCAGCGGGCAGTGATGGCCACAGGGTCAGGAGGGCGGCCCGAAAtagcagctccctgcaggaggGACTTCTTGCAGGAGTCAAGGCCATCCAGCACTCATCCCTGTGCAGGGTGTGGAAAGGGCCCCTGGGGGCCTCGACCAGCAGGAGATCGGGGCGGGTGAGACCCTGCCCAGGCACTGAGCTGACCTGCCTGCGTGTCGGTTTTACAGCACTGGGATGAGTTATTGGGATCCTAAACCAGAGAGGTTGCTAAACCTTGTTTACTTTGGACTGTTTGTCCAAAAAGATACTGCGAGGTGAACTCCTTCTTCCCTTCATAACTGGCCATAATCTTATCTGGAGCCTTCAAAGTGTCCTCAAGGAGataacaaccaaaaaaaaaaaagtccaaaagCGTTTATTTCTGAACTTTGagagcagctgccagctgggTGGGCATTCACCTGTCACCACGCAGCACTCCAAAAGCTGTCACTGTAGCTTGGAACCAGACGCTGCAGCCTgagggcaggaggctgctggcaagggtgtggggcagccccagtgctggaaGCACAGCTTGTTTGTCACTGCCACCAGCCCCACGGCCAGTGCCACCCTGCCAAGTCTGTGTGCACTCTGgctgccccagcctgcagctgggttTTGGGTCTGGAGCAGTGAGTTTCTGCTCCCGTGAAGACTTTGGAAGCATGCTCTGGGCTCGTTCCCCAGCCTGCCATTGTCCCATGGACTGGAAACAGCGGGAGCACTAGCTGGGGACCCGATGGGGTGAGCAGGGGCCTCGCAGTGCCCAGCCCTAGATCCTGTTTGGGTCCGTGCCAcactgtgagcagcagcacggcGGAGTGGGAGAGCTCGGCCTGGCCATGCTGACACACCCATTTTGCATGGGTTGTGTGCACAGGCTGCTGCAGTTTGCTTGGGGTTTACCACACATTTTCATCAAGTTTGCAAAATGCTGTTATCACGAATTGCACAAACCAGCCCCATCCTCATCCGCTCAGAGCGATGACTCCAGCGTGTCCGGTCAGCTGAGCACACTGTGTGGCACACAGTCATGGCTCAGAGATGCTTGAGTCTGCTactttcagatttatttattttttccagagctCTTGCCCTTGGCCCGCAGAAGCATTCTGTCAGCGCTGCAGCCGGCAGTGGGCTGAGGCTGGGACAGCGCTGCTTGCCGGGGGCTGACACGGCCCTTCCCTATGCAAATATGCTACGGTGAACCCCGCAGTGCAGCGGGCATCTGCGTGCCTGGCGTCGGGCTGCGTGCCACCGCTCTGCTTTGCAGCGAGGGCGCGGATGGGGCTGCGGCAGAGCCCATCTCGTGTCATGGATGGGGTTTTGGATGGGGTGCCGCGCCCAGAATTAAAGCCCCGCAGAACCGCGTGCTGCGAGTGCTAAGTGCAGGCACTGCGCTGCTGGGGACCGGGTCACAGCGCAGGCGGGGAAAGGCCGCTCTTGGGGGTGCGGGTGGTTCCCCCGTGGGCAATCAGCAGATGGGGCCGACACGAGGCCCTGAGTCACGGCCACGACAGCCCCCGCGTCACAGGGCGCTATCAGCTGCACCGGGGGTCAAGTGACTGCAAATCAGGACGTGAAAGTGCTGTGGAAATGACAACAGCCAAAGGTACTGAGCAGCACTTCCCCGTCCCGTCGCTCGGAGGCCGTTCCCCTCCGTGccctcctggagcagcagcgCACCCGCCCGGCCGcaccgcgccgccgccgccagggggcgctgcAGTGCTGCCCGCAGCTCCCCGCAGCCGGCCCGGAGCGCATGGGCTGGCtggcaggcagagctcaggCGGGTGGTGGTGCTGTGCGCTGTTACTCTAACAGAAAAATGCGTGTCACTGCTCTTACAAAAGCAGGTAGGGTCGCTCCCCTGACAGGGCTCATCTCCTCttcagctgcctgctctccGCAGACGCCCGTCTGcctcagaaatgctgctgccCGCCTTTACGAGCATGGCTCCGGTAGCACACCTGCCAGCAGCGTTCAGCCATCACGGCGTGACCCCAGGCTTTGTGCTGGCACAAACTCACCTCGCTACAGCCACCGCAATGActttttctcttgcagcttCGGGCATTAAATCCAGCCTGCCCTCgtcagctgtgtgctgcccaTCTGGCTGCAAGCACAGCGCTGCAAAGGCAAACTTGTGCGTGTGCAGCCGGACAGGTGGCCTCCATGGGAGCGTGGTGCCTCCAGGTGCTGCCTGTGTCGGGCTCAGGCTTCTCCCTAAGGAGCTGGGCTGCCCGCTGGGCTCCCTGTGCCCCAGTGcacacaggagcaggctgctgctggcatcaGCTCTGGAGCACGGAGCCGTGGTCACTTCTGAAGGTCACACACAGCCTCTCCATGGCTAGTTTGCTGTCCGTGGCTGACAAAAGCAGGATGGATCAAATGTCTTCCCACAGATCTGtgttaaaaatgaagtgctggTGCTTGGAGAACTGATAGTCCCACCAGAAATAATGCAGGCTGCTGAGAGCCCGGGCTGCCTGATAAACAGCATCTTCCCACGTTGTCAGAACAGCTTCTCTGCTATAGGAATAAATAAGCAGTTACttgaatgaaaatgttaatgGCAGAGCTATAAATCACATTGCTCTGCTACGTAAAAATATGTTGCAGCTTAGAAATGCATCCTTATTTCTCAAATGTATGAAAATAGAGGTGTGTGTATGAAGAAGATAGATATGCATAGCTATGTCTTTCTCTCTATATTTATACGTAACTATGTGCATGCGTTGTACCCAAACCAGCAGCCAAAACCACCTGGCAGCCGGTCCCCCTGCCCAAGACACTCTTGGTGTGAGGCATGGAGCTCCTGTGCGAGGTCTGGCTGCATCCCTCCTGCTCAGGGTGTAACTTAGCAACGACCGCTTGGTGCCAAGGAGGCCATATCTCAGAGCTAATTGTTGCTGCCCTTATTAATGGCCACTGCCATGGCTTCTGGCACGTTGCTGAACCAGGCTAGGGGGAACAGATGTTTATCAGCAGAGCCCTTGGAGCAGCAGGCCACGGAGGGAGGTGTGCAGCAGATAGGCACACACCCCTGTGAGCGGATGGGTGCGAAGCAGTGCTACAGCTCTTGATGTACAACTGAACTGTCCTTTCCTAAAGGATGGATGCGGCTGCACCTGGAGGAACTGCCTGCAGCGTTTTTCTCCCtactcagcagctgctgcaaccACCACTGCCAGAGCGGACGGTTGGCCTTGGTGTGCCCTGCGAGTGCAACGACTGATTAAGGGAGCTCCTTCATGAGCCAATGTCTGCATCTTTCTGCTGGCTTCTGCTCTCGGAGGAGCCATGGCTGTGCCTGTGCAGGGGCTCCCACTGGGCACCAGCTCACCCTGGCCccgctgctgccagccctgagcTGGTGTGAGTGTTGGCTGCAGCGCCAGCAAGGGGTTATATAAAGCAGAAGTGGTTTATATAAGCCTATTTTATCTGCAAATCATTTATATTTAGAGCACCTATTTCTGCTGGAAACCCTAAAAGCGTGTTACATAAGAGCCTGATAAATCCTTTGGCTTAGTGTTTCAGCAGGGGGAGGGAGCATTCGGTGCATGGGGCGTTCAGATTCGTTTTGTAACCAGAGCCTGAGTGTGCCACCTGCAGCTGAGCTCGGGatcctctctgctccctccgTGGCACCTTGGCCACAGCAGAACATGTCCCTGTGCTGCCTGGCTTTACATCCACctgactgcagcagctggcCTTCCCTGAGCTCACTCTTTTGGGCACAGGGACAACAGCTGTCCCAGCTCAGGAGGGCACCACGCTGCATTTTGTCCATGTTCCTTGTGGTCCCACTCCCAGAGGGCTGGCAGGATGGCACTGAGCCCCGTGCCCTGTGAGGAGCGGCGCTGTCTCCCATGGGAAGCGGTACCCAGGCCCCTCGCTCCCCATCATGGATCTTAAGCAATTTCTTGTCATACTTCACTCGAGCCAGATGCTGTAAATTGGATTAACGCGGTGCCGGGAGAGATTTCTAGagggaaatactgaaaactaGCACTAAAGGGAAAGTAGCCTATGGGCTGCCAATGGGTCAGGGGGTTCTTGTGGCTGTTGGTGGGCACACAGGCTGCTCCCATGGGCAAAACCTCTTagtggggagcagaggagccCTCAAGGGCAGTGGCCATTTCTTGGCAATGGGTGCACAAGTTTGGGGTGGTGCCATGACCCAGGAGCATCCCTGCAACTGGGAGCTGCAACAGCCTGCAGTAAATGCACACTGCCAATGGCAGCTGCCAGCTGTTTGAAGGCAGGCAGTTAGCAGAGAGATACGTGGCTTGGTTTTTATGTTGCCTTAGCTGGAGGAAGCCATGCAttgcagctctgaaagcagcCTGAGAGCAACGTGAGAGAAATACAGCTCCCAGGAGGCCCCTGCGCCTCATCCTGCTGCTCGGCCGTGCCTCTGAGGCCACATCAGTTCAATAGGTACGGAGCCAGGTTGATGGGTTGTGAGCCACAGTTTATGGccttcagctgaaggaaaagagggctggcagtgctgggagcgGGCGAGAGAGCACACCACGTACATGGTCGCAATTTGTCACATTTTGGGGCCCGAGAAACATGAAGAACCACGGAAAACCAGTACAACAGCATGTGTAAGTGTCCATGTGATAACTGTTACTTCTATGCACATAATCTTTCAGTAAGTGTCAACACCGTATTTGCTAAGAAACGCTGTAGTATTAGCAGAAAGAATTCTGAGAGGCAGacataatacaaaataaaaaacaaacccatCTGCTTTATTAatcacagctttaaaaatgtctctGCTAGCTCTGCAGCTATTTCAAGAACTGTACTGTTTAAATCTATAtccaaacaaacacagaagccACAATAAATCTGTCATTCAGTTACTCAGTTCTGTGGCTTCAAATGATTAAAAACGATAAAATTCAAGAGCAACATTAAATGGAAATGTTGTCTTTGTACAGCTTGTAGCACTGGGGATTTAATGGCTAATCCTCTCCGAATGGCATCCCCAAGGAAGGGGATGGGGAAATGTCCTTTTATTGCCAGTCTGGGCCCAGACAACCATGCTGACTTCCCTCGGCCCCAGCCTGGAGGTgtggggggaaggggagaggtgGTCACCATGCAAGAACTTGAACCTGGCAGTATACGTAGTGCAGGCACCTTTTTGGAAAGATGCTGGGGGGATTTCTCCTTACCGTGGTGGGATCAGGGAGGCCGTGAGTCCTCCACTCTGTGCAGCACCCGAGGCACAGCTTGAGGAGCATGGAGGAATGCATGCACTGAGGGAAGCCTGAATCTCACCAGACCTCATCTCTGAGCGGGCAGTGGGCTCAGCAAGCAGGAGATCACCCTCACGTCCTGCACTGTAGCCAGCTGCAAGCGACTGCTGGAAGACTGCACTAAGCCTGAACCAGAAGTCATGAAAATATGGGAAAAATCAAAGGCTTAATTGAAGGTGTAAGTCATGTGGATGTATATCAGAGCGGGACAAAACAACCAGAACAAAGGCTTAATTGAAGGTGTAAGTCATGTGGAAGTATATCAGAGCGGGACAAAACAACCAGAACAATCAGTCTTCTGCTGATTAGGAAACAAATCCCAAAACCAGGAAAACAAACCCCATACCAACCACCAGTTTAGTGACGTCCTCCAGACACATCACTAGAGCACATGAACAGTAAGGATGGAGTAACCCAGTGCaaaaacagagaagggaaaagccCTTCCCCCTGTCTCCTCCACAAGGCCACGCTCTCATCATCAGTCCTTGCCTCCAGCTGGCACCAACCGAGGCCACtcgtgtccctgctggagcaaaGGACACGACTGATGGTGAGGCAGCACAGGCGCATCACTGCGTGCCAGGGTACGGAAGGGCCTTGGCTGGTGCCTCCACTGGACAAGAAGCGTGACCCATAGGTAGAAGCAACTGACTCCTGGAGGCAGCATGGAAGTGCTTCCTGAGAGGTCCTCGAGCACACAGCCGCTGGGGCCTTCGTTTGGCCAAGGGGAACAATGGGAGGTAAGTGGCTGTAGAACTGATTGCATCGCTCGGCGCTGAGCGCAGGCGAGTCACAAGGTCCTGTCCCGCACCCAGCACCCCTTCTCACCATACGTAACATTCTGGTTGGGTGACATAAAGGTTACAAGTAAATTTGGCTGCAGTGGAACAGCACATAGATTAGGAGAGGAATGTTCTTATCAGAGCTCCCTATAGAAGGAGTGCTTCGCAGTCAGGATGCAATAGACAGATGCCAGCGAAAAGACAATCGCTTGTGCAGCAGCTGACAGACGTGCTTGCAGAGCGGTGCCGTGCCGGCTGTCACTGCACACAGGAGCTATGGGGGCAGCCCCAGTGTGCTCGGTGCCACGCTACCGGTAACCCCAGATCTCAGTCACTGAACTTTTTGCCAgtcagtacctgaaggaggtCTCACATAGCACCCAGTGTGAGCAGATAGCCACTGCAAATATGGAGACACGTGAACGGAAGCGCAGGAACGCTGGGCACCAGCGGCAATCCCGGCTGCACGGTACTGAGCACACTGCAGCGTTAcctcccagagcagctctggcctggcacaaatcacagcagaacagcaaaccAGTGTTCCCAAGCTTACGTAAGCACAGAAGGCACTCAAGGAACAGGGAGCGAGTCGGTTCGGGGCGGCTGCTGCTCAGGACTGCATCTTTTGAAAAACAAGGACGTTTGATTGTTTAGTACGTAAGTGCTTGACAAACACTTCCAGATCTCACCGACTGAAAAGCCACTTCTTGAGGATTTCTGCGAGCAGATTTAGTTTAGGGACTTATTTCCCCTGCACCAATAATCAGAGGGAACCTGAACAACAGCGTGTCACCAGCTTCCCCAAGAGCCCAGCCGTGactgcacccagcagcaggaacacCTGCAGAACAGAGGGCGAGGAGCTGCCGGCCCCGCAGAGCTCGCTGAGCCCACTGAGcccactgagctgtgctgctcgtGCTGCAGAGCACCGCTAACTGCAGCGTGGGCCCTCTTACAGACACATATGAGATTACATATAGCAAGTCTTACTGAGttcaaattaaatataattgtGAGAATTAGCTGACCGTGACTGAGAGCTCTTGATCAGAACAAACTGTTCAGCGTTGTGCCGGTCTCCATCTATTAGATCCCATGTGATGACAGCACATTCAACATGCTCTGCCCTGGTTGTTACATAAGGGTAAACATCTCTTCTAGCTGAAGTCATTGTTAGATACACTTTAAATGATGCCTTTTAATTAAAGACCGCGTGGAGAAGAACAGGTACTTTTAAAAGATGGTTAGCAGcctcatttcttgcttttttgtaCAGCAAGCGTGTTCCATTTTACTTGGCAAGCACCTTGGCACTGAACAGCGATCCCTTTACCTGGCTTACAATTTAAGccttttctgtgatttgtttcaAAAGAGAATTCAGTTGCTAGGTCACAGCCCAAGGGCTGTGTGTGGAGCTGTCCTGCTTTCCCTCCGGGGCGGGCAGGTCCACAAGCACAGCACAGTCCCACCCCAAGGCGCTCCCCGAAGCCCGTTCTCTGTGGGGCTTCTGCCACTCGCCCAGGAAGAACCCAACTCCACGCTCAGGTTATCATCATTTTCTAGCAGTAGATTTAACCCTGCGTGATCCCTACAGAGCACTTCCACTTTCTTTAATCTTCTCTGCATAGGGGATTACTCCTCCTTAATAAGCACGATGGCCCGGCTGTACCCTCCACTTACCGGCGCGTGCAACCTCTTCAGGCAGGGCCGgcaccacagcagccagcacagctcctggagcacagctgcaagGCAAAGGGGAGAAGCACCACAGAACCTCAGCACCTGACTGCTGCTTGCTTGTGTAAAATGCTTCCACTCTACCCCCACAAgctgagtttttatttttttttttaatattttgcataaTACATGCTTTTAGCCCGAATTTCAACTGCAGTTTCTAAGCGCTTCCCCCTACTCCTGTGGGGATGCCACTGCATTCCAGACCAGTCCCTCCCTTGTGGGAAAGGGCCAACAtccttcctcctgccccagccccatccGTACAAAGGGAAGGGGCTATGCCAAAGCTCAATGAAACTGCGTCCTTGTTCTGAcaaggctgcagctgccagagaagcagagatggaaacaTTATGGAAAAAGTTACAAGAGTTTGCCAGAAGATGCAGTTTTATTGTACAGCTAATTAGCTACCACAGGAATGGCTCTGATGGGAAGAACTAGAAAAGAAGTAAATACTGCTGCTCTTAAAGCATGCTGCAACAGAGGCTTGGTCTACATTTCCAAATACCCCATAGCAGTTACCCGGTCCCACTCCTGAAACCTCTTTATGAGAGAACACCTGAGGGTTTCTTGGCTGCTTACCTTTACTCCAGCTCGCCAGTGACACGAAGGCACTTGCATGCAGGTGCACTGTTCTTTCCACTTCGATAGCAAGTCTAAAAATTGAACAGAACATTGGTGCTCGCTTACTTACACTCTGAAATCCAATCGCACCGCCGGCAGGTACGGTTATCAGCATAGCCAGCCTCGGTTATACAGCTGGGCTCCAACCACAGATGAACCCCTCAAGATCCTCCCGCGTTCAGGCcgcacacagcagcacaagtGTTACCTCCAGAGCGTCCCCGGGCAGGACACAAGGCAGGACACGAGGCAGGCTCCCACCCGGCCCGAGCTCCTTGCAGCAGGGCCTGCCCTCAGAGCACAGCCAGGGCTTCTTACAGCGGCACCTGTTTGCTTCTCATTGCACAAAGCACCAGGAAACAACAGTCATTTTTTGCTGGCcatgtttttatttgtctttcgTTTTTAAACAGGGGAGCCAATGATACATCcagtatttcaagaaaaaagaaatcagaaggtaaaacaaattttcagaaGACCGAGATGCTACATGCTATATTTAACCTAATTTTAATTCATGCTTGctttgggggggagggaagggggcaGGAATCATTCAGTAAAAAcatacagtaaaaacaaaatgtctcaCCATATAGAACTTTAACCTACAGTAATGTTGTACCTTAATTATTTCCATGCACACAACTAACATTACAAAATTTTTTAGAAATGAACACAATTAAGACTTCTAGGAGCATTTTATAATAAAGCGATTCCTAATTTCTTTTGTAGAGATCAAGCACCTCCAATTACAAATTCCTATACACAGTGAGTGCTTTACTTGAaatgaaaactagaaaaaaaaatgtattggaTAGCCTCAGAATAAGCCGATGTTAATATATATCCAGCTATGTAGGCAGTAAAACCATAGTGCTAAACAAAAACTTTTATCTGAAACGTAACTCAAAAATTAAGTTGACTTTCtataattacagaaatatacttatttgctaaaataaataaaagtgctgCATATTAACACTTCACTCTAAAGAATGCATACCagaacatttataaatattgaaTGATTTTCAGTAAGAATAGCTACTACAATAATGCTGGCTAAATAGAAGTGCATAATGAGAAGCACTATGGGTGGTTAATGTTTTGCCACATACTGCTGTTACCTTGAGGTAGATAACACATGCGTACCAAATTCTGCATTCGTTTCAGTTGCTGCTGGTATCATGTGTCTAAGAAATGTGTACAGTATGAAAAACTCGAGGAGACGCATGAATGAAAAAAACGTGTTGggaaaaatagatattttcatGCAATTATGTACAGTCTCACTGTGTAAATTTCAAGgcaagattcttttttttttctgcaaaacatgGACACTGTTTTACTGAgagaatggttttttttttacttggttTAGTGCATTTTTTGTTACCTCCtgcattttgcattattttgctCTATTCTTTAATTCTGTGTGCAAACGACATgccagtttaaaaacaaaactaacttATGTATAGAAAGTAATTCTGGATTGTAAAAACAATGGTAAACAGAAAGCTAATGAAATCCATACCAAAATTACACCGTCTGATTCAAGTAAAAAAATTACTTACactaggaataaaaaaagacaaacacatctcatgaatataaaagaaatgtCTGCTGAGTGTTTTAATTTAGATGTTTCAGAATGCTGCTGTACGTTTTGTGGGGAATCTGGGGAGATGATTTCATAGCAGAAGGCGTTAGCGTGGCCTGTATGGATTTCAGTGGCGAACCGACAGGGCTATGAAACTGAGGAATGCCTATGGCCTCAAGCTGCTTGTTGAAGAGGAGTTCTCCACTGTTACTGAGAAagctctctcctctctccttctccccaaGCTTCCCCTCTTCTACTGGCTCAGGTTCTAGCATTTCAGCATCTTCTTTCTTACTAAAAAATTTGTCCAAATAACTGGtgtaagtattttctttttcaacttgTTCATCTTTCCTCACCTCACAGCAGAACTGGTCTATGAGGAAGCACTCCTCCCCGTTGCTTACAAACTGACTGTCCCAAGAAGTTTGGTACAGAGCTCCTAACTGTGCCAAGTTAGCCATTCCcttctcctgcttctctctgcttaCCGACTTTGATATTAATCCTTTCAACTCCATTTGAGACACCGAGCTATTCAAGTCATTTAATTTATCAACATCAGTAGGCTCGTGTTGTAAACTAAGCTGAATGGTTTCCGCTATAAACGAATCAAAGTCAAATCCTTgattcttctccctttctttttcaacaAGCTGCTGTGATGCTTCCTCAAGCGCTATCTGGGCTTTCACCAATCCATTCTTTTCACATTTAGACTTGCCTTTCTTATCAGACTTCTCTTTGCTCTGTTCCTTCCAGTTTGAAAGATCTATAATAAGCTTGGGCTCATAGTAATGGTTAACTTCACTGTCTCGCCAAACTAAATTATCTAGGTATGAAGATGACCTCATTTTGTAATTACAAGTGTGACTACATTCCAGATCACAATATTTGTTTTCGTGGTGATCTGAATACTGCCAGCAAGGCTCAGTAGAGAAGTGGGTGTCAAAAGCAGGATCCTCCAGATACTTTTCCCGATCTCCATCCAAATATTTGCGAGGATCTACTTGCACTTCTTCCTCATCAGTAACATCAGAAAGAGCCCTTGGATCACGCTGAACTTCATCAGCTTCATAGTTATTATGAATAGGCCAGTCATGGTCTGAAAACTGACTCTCATGGTATCTGCAAAACAATTTCCTTAGCGTTAGCGGCTAAAAGCAGTCTTCTAGCTCCCAAGACAGAGACAGTTACACTTAGAAATTCCCTCACAGAATA
Protein-coding regions in this window:
- the MAPK6 gene encoding mitogen-activated protein kinase 6; protein product: MAEKFESLMNIHGFDLGSRYMDLKPLGCGGNGLVFSAVDNDCDKRVAVKKIVLTDPQSVKHALREIKIIRRLDHDNIVKVFEILGPSGSQLTDDVGSLTELNCVYIVQEYMETDLANLLEQGPLLEDHARLFMYQLLRGLKYIHSANVLHRDLKPANLFINTEDLVLKIGDFGLARIMDPHYSHKGHLSEGLVTKWYRSPRLLLSPNNYTKAIDMWAAGCIFAEMLTGKTLFAGAHELEQMQLILESIPVVHEEDRQELLNVIPVYIRNDMTEPHKPLTQLLPGISPEALDFLEQILTFSPMDRLTAEEALSHPYMSIYSFPTDEPISSHPFHIEDEVDDILLMDESHSHIYNWERYHESQFSDHDWPIHNNYEADEVQRDPRALSDVTDEEEVQVDPRKYLDGDREKYLEDPAFDTHFSTEPCWQYSDHHENKYCDLECSHTCNYKMRSSSYLDNLVWRDSEVNHYYEPKLIIDLSNWKEQSKEKSDKKGKSKCEKNGLVKAQIALEEASQQLVEKEREKNQGFDFDSFIAETIQLSLQHEPTDVDKLNDLNSSVSQMELKGLISKSVSREKQEKGMANLAQLGALYQTSWDSQFVSNGEECFLIDQFCCEVRKDEQVEKENTYTSYLDKFFSKKEDAEMLEPEPVEEGKLGEKERGESFLSNSGELLFNKQLEAIGIPQFHSPVGSPLKSIQATLTPSAMKSSPQIPHKTYSSILKHLN